The [Pseudomonas] carboxydohydrogena genome includes a window with the following:
- the gltB gene encoding glutamate synthase large subunit: MVQVGDGRPERTQHGASAHAAEHAPEHTWRPPAEGLYDLSLEKDSCGVGFIANIKGKKSHQIVTDAISILCNLEHRGAVGADPRAGDGAGILVQIPHDFFVRKTKELGFSLPKPGDYAVGALFMPRDDSWRTVIQSIFADQIAAEGMKLLGWRKVPTDNSSLGVTVKPTEPAHMQVFIGRGSFAGTEEEFERRLYIVRKSISNAIYQRRERGLSGYYPVSISTRTVVYKGMFLADQLGKYYPDLHEDDFISALALVHQRFSTNTFPTWSLAHPYRMIAHNGEINTLRGNVNWMAARQASVKSDLFGKDIERLWPISYEGQSDTACFDNALEFLVQGGYSMAHAMMMLVPEAWAGNPLMDEERRAFYEYHAALMEPWDGPAALAFTDGRQIGATLDRNGLRPARYLVTKDDRILMASEMGVLPIPEDQIVTKWRLQPGKMLLVDLEQGRLIPDDEIKAQLAASHPYRAWLDNTQIVLEELQPPATKSAQKSNMSLLDRQQAFGYTQEDLAVLMTPMATLGEEAIGAMGTDTPLSALSDKPKPLFTYFKQNFAQVTNPPIDPIREEAVMSLVSIIGPRPNLFDLEGLSKNKRLEVRQPILTNEDLEKICSISEIAESQFKSRTLDTTFHAGLGAAGMEQVLDELCARAEAAVREGHNIIILSDRATGSDRIPIPSLLACAAVHHHLIRTGLRTSVGLVVQSGEPREVHHFACLAGYGAEAINPYLAFESIVAMRDQLPGTPDGKEAVKRYIKAIGKGLLKVMSKMGISTYQSYCGAQIFDAIGLKTDFIAKYFTGTHSRIEGVGLAEIAEETVRRHTMAFGEDQIYKDFLDFGGEYALRTRGEDHAWTADSVATLQHAVRGNSQDRYRAFAKQINEQAERLLTLRGLFRLKTAEDDKRKPVPLDEVEPAKEIVKRFATGAMSYGSISREAHTTLAIAMNRIGGKSNTGEGGEESDRFKPMPNGDSMRSAIKQVASGRFGVTTEYLVNSDMMQIKMAQGAKPGEGGQLPGHKVDATIAKVRHSTPGVGLISPPPHHDIYSIEDLAQLIYDLKNVNPDGQVSVKLVSEIGVGTVAAGVAKARADHVTISGFEGGTGASPLTSIKHAGSPWEVGIAETHQTLVRERLRSRIAVQVDGGFRTGRDVVIGALLGADEFGFATAPLIAAGCIMMRKCHLNTCPVGVATQDPVLRKRFTGQPEHVINFFFFVAEEVREIMAGLGYRTFNEMVGQSQMLDQTRLVAHWKAKGLDFSKLFYKQKEEKGQVIYHNEPQNHHLEEVLDRKLIKEAQAALDRGAKVEIETDIHNTDRSAGAMLAGALAKRYGHAGLPHDTVHVHLKGTAGQAFGAWLSHGITFDLEGEGNDYVGKGLSGGRLIVRPPQNSAIVPEESIIVGNTVLYGAIQGEAYMRGIAGERFAVRNSGAVAVVEGVGDHGCEYMTGGIVVVLGKTGRNFAAGMSGGVAYVLDEDNSFARRCNMAMVELEPVLSEEMIAENEYHMHEDLEAHGRVDVFEDLLADDIKRLRVLIARHAKYAGSKRAAEILANWKKYLPMFRKVMPVEYRRALREIKTKKEAERPIAIGA; the protein is encoded by the coding sequence ATGGTTCAGGTTGGCGATGGCCGGCCTGAACGAACACAACATGGCGCCAGTGCACACGCCGCCGAACATGCCCCCGAGCATACCTGGCGTCCGCCGGCCGAAGGTCTCTATGACCTCTCCCTTGAAAAGGACTCCTGCGGCGTCGGCTTCATCGCCAACATCAAGGGCAAGAAGTCCCACCAGATCGTCACCGACGCGATCAGCATCCTGTGCAATCTCGAACACCGTGGCGCCGTAGGCGCCGATCCGCGCGCCGGCGACGGCGCGGGCATCCTGGTGCAGATCCCGCACGATTTCTTCGTTCGCAAGACCAAGGAACTTGGCTTCTCCCTGCCGAAGCCCGGCGATTACGCCGTCGGCGCGCTGTTCATGCCGCGCGACGATTCCTGGCGCACCGTCATCCAGAGCATCTTCGCCGATCAGATTGCCGCCGAGGGCATGAAGCTGCTCGGCTGGCGCAAGGTGCCGACCGATAACTCATCGCTCGGCGTCACCGTGAAGCCGACCGAACCCGCGCACATGCAGGTGTTCATCGGCCGCGGCAGCTTCGCCGGCACCGAGGAAGAATTCGAGCGCAGGCTCTACATCGTTCGCAAGTCGATCTCGAACGCGATCTATCAGCGCCGCGAGCGGGGCCTTTCCGGCTACTATCCGGTGTCGATCTCGACCCGCACCGTCGTCTACAAGGGCATGTTCCTCGCCGACCAGCTCGGCAAATACTATCCCGACCTGCACGAGGACGATTTCATCAGCGCGCTGGCGCTGGTGCATCAGCGCTTCTCGACCAACACCTTCCCGACCTGGTCGCTCGCGCACCCCTACCGCATGATCGCCCACAACGGCGAAATCAACACGCTGCGCGGCAACGTCAACTGGATGGCCGCGCGTCAGGCCTCGGTGAAGTCCGACCTGTTCGGCAAGGACATCGAGCGGCTGTGGCCGATCTCCTATGAAGGCCAGTCCGACACCGCCTGCTTCGACAACGCGCTCGAATTCCTCGTGCAGGGCGGCTACTCGATGGCGCACGCCATGATGATGCTCGTCCCGGAGGCATGGGCCGGCAATCCGCTGATGGATGAAGAGCGCCGCGCCTTCTACGAATATCATGCAGCCCTGATGGAGCCGTGGGACGGCCCCGCCGCGCTCGCCTTCACCGACGGCCGCCAGATCGGCGCGACGCTCGACCGCAACGGCCTGCGCCCCGCTCGCTATCTCGTCACCAAGGACGACCGCATCCTGATGGCGTCCGAAATGGGCGTGCTGCCGATTCCGGAAGACCAGATCGTCACCAAATGGCGATTGCAACCGGGCAAGATGCTGCTGGTCGATCTCGAACAGGGCCGTCTCATTCCCGACGACGAGATCAAGGCGCAGCTCGCGGCGAGCCATCCCTATCGCGCGTGGCTCGACAACACCCAGATCGTGCTTGAGGAATTGCAGCCGCCCGCCACCAAGAGCGCGCAAAAATCGAACATGTCGCTGCTCGATCGCCAGCAGGCGTTCGGCTATACCCAGGAAGACCTCGCGGTGCTGATGACGCCGATGGCGACATTGGGCGAGGAAGCGATCGGCGCGATGGGCACCGACACGCCGCTGTCGGCGCTGTCCGACAAGCCGAAGCCGCTGTTCACCTATTTCAAGCAGAACTTCGCGCAGGTGACGAACCCGCCGATCGACCCGATCCGCGAGGAAGCGGTGATGAGCCTCGTCTCCATCATCGGTCCGCGCCCGAACCTGTTCGATCTCGAAGGCCTGTCGAAGAACAAGCGCCTCGAAGTGCGCCAGCCGATCCTCACCAACGAGGACCTCGAGAAGATCTGCTCGATCTCCGAGATCGCGGAATCGCAGTTCAAGTCGCGCACGCTGGACACCACCTTCCATGCGGGCCTCGGCGCCGCCGGAATGGAGCAGGTGCTCGACGAGCTTTGCGCGCGCGCCGAAGCCGCCGTGCGCGAAGGCCACAACATCATCATCCTGTCCGACCGCGCCACCGGATCGGACCGGATTCCGATTCCGTCGCTGCTCGCCTGCGCCGCCGTGCATCACCACCTGATCCGCACCGGCCTGCGCACCTCGGTCGGTCTCGTCGTGCAATCGGGCGAGCCGCGCGAAGTGCACCACTTCGCCTGTCTCGCAGGCTACGGCGCCGAAGCCATCAACCCCTACCTCGCGTTCGAGAGCATCGTCGCGATGCGGGACCAGTTGCCCGGCACGCCGGACGGCAAGGAAGCCGTCAAGCGTTACATCAAGGCGATCGGCAAGGGCCTTCTCAAGGTCATGTCGAAGATGGGCATCTCGACCTATCAGTCCTATTGCGGCGCGCAGATCTTCGACGCCATCGGCCTGAAGACCGACTTCATCGCCAAATACTTCACCGGCACCCACTCCCGCATCGAGGGCGTGGGCCTCGCCGAGATCGCCGAGGAAACCGTGCGCCGCCACACCATGGCGTTCGGCGAGGACCAGATCTACAAGGACTTCCTCGATTTCGGCGGCGAGTATGCGCTGCGCACCCGCGGCGAGGACCATGCATGGACCGCGGATTCGGTCGCCACGCTGCAACATGCGGTGCGCGGCAATTCGCAGGACCGCTACCGCGCCTTCGCCAAGCAGATCAACGAGCAGGCCGAGCGGCTGCTGACGCTGCGCGGCCTGTTCCGCCTCAAGACCGCCGAAGACGACAAGCGCAAGCCCGTCCCGCTCGACGAAGTCGAGCCCGCCAAGGAAATCGTCAAGCGCTTCGCCACCGGCGCGATGTCGTACGGCTCGATTTCGCGCGAGGCGCACACCACGCTTGCGATCGCGATGAACCGGATCGGCGGCAAGTCGAACACCGGCGAAGGCGGCGAGGAATCCGACCGCTTCAAGCCGATGCCGAACGGCGACTCGATGCGCTCGGCGATCAAGCAGGTCGCTTCGGGCCGTTTCGGCGTGACGACGGAATACCTCGTCAACTCCGACATGATGCAGATCAAGATGGCGCAGGGCGCAAAACCCGGCGAAGGCGGCCAGTTGCCCGGCCACAAGGTCGATGCGACGATCGCCAAGGTGCGCCACTCGACGCCGGGCGTCGGCCTGATCTCGCCGCCGCCGCATCACGACATCTATTCGATCGAAGACCTCGCGCAGCTCATCTACGACCTGAAGAACGTCAATCCCGACGGTCAGGTCTCGGTCAAGCTCGTCTCCGAGATCGGCGTCGGCACGGTCGCCGCGGGCGTCGCCAAGGCGCGCGCCGACCATGTGACGATTTCGGGCTTCGAGGGCGGCACCGGCGCGTCGCCGCTGACCTCGATCAAGCACGCAGGCTCGCCGTGGGAAGTCGGCATCGCCGAAACCCACCAGACGCTGGTGCGCGAACGGCTGCGCTCGCGCATCGCCGTGCAGGTCGATGGCGGCTTCCGCACCGGCCGCGACGTCGTGATCGGCGCGTTGTTAGGTGCCGACGAATTCGGCTTCGCGACCGCACCATTGATCGCGGCGGGCTGCATCATGATGCGCAAGTGCCACCTCAACACCTGCCCGGTCGGCGTCGCGACGCAGGACCCGGTGCTGCGCAAGCGCTTCACCGGCCAGCCCGAACACGTCATCAACTTCTTCTTCTTCGTCGCGGAAGAAGTGCGCGAGATCATGGCGGGCCTCGGCTACCGCACCTTCAACGAGATGGTCGGCCAGAGCCAGATGCTCGACCAGACCCGCCTCGTCGCGCACTGGAAGGCCAAGGGCCTCGACTTCTCCAAGCTGTTCTACAAGCAGAAGGAGGAAAAGGGTCAGGTCATCTATCACAACGAGCCGCAGAACCATCACCTCGAAGAGGTGCTGGACCGCAAGCTCATCAAGGAAGCGCAGGCGGCCCTCGACCGTGGCGCGAAAGTCGAGATCGAGACCGATATCCACAACACCGACCGCAGCGCGGGCGCGATGCTCGCGGGCGCGCTCGCCAAGCGTTACGGCCATGCCGGCCTGCCGCACGACACCGTGCACGTGCACCTCAAGGGCACCGCCGGTCAGGCGTTCGGCGCGTGGCTTAGCCACGGCATCACCTTCGATCTCGAAGGCGAAGGCAACGACTATGTCGGCAAGGGCCTGTCGGGCGGCCGCCTCATCGTGCGCCCGCCGCAGAACTCCGCCATCGTTCCGGAAGAGTCGATCATCGTCGGCAACACCGTGCTGTACGGCGCAATTCAGGGCGAAGCCTACATGCGCGGCATCGCCGGCGAGCGCTTCGCCGTGCGCAACTCCGGCGCGGTCGCGGTGGTCGAGGGCGTGGGCGACCACGGCTGCGAATACATGACCGGCGGCATCGTCGTCGTGCTGGGCAAGACCGGCCGCAATTTCGCGGCGGGTATGTCCGGCGGCGTCGCCTATGTGCTCGACGAGGACAATTCCTTCGCCAGGCGCTGCAACATGGCAATGGTCGAGCTCGAGCCGGTGCTCTCCGAGGAGATGATCGCCGAGAACGAGTACCACATGCACGAGGATCTCGAAGCGCACGGCCGCGTCGATGTGTTCGAGGATCTGCTCGCCGACGACATCAAGCGCCTGCGCGTGCTGATCGCGCGCCATGCGAAATACGCCGGATCGAAGCGCGCCGCAGAGATTCTGGCGAACTGGAAGAAGTATCTGCCGATGTTCCGCAAGGTGATGCCGGTCGAGTACCGCCGCGCCCTGCGCGAGATCAAGACAAAGAAGGAAGCCGAGCGTCCCATCGCAATCGGGGCGTAG
- a CDS encoding glutamate synthase subunit beta — MGKITGFLEFERHDRSYAPVAERVKNFNEFVVPLSDKELRDQAARCMNCGVPFCHGTGSVAPGTPGCPVNNQIPDWNDLVYKGNWQEAARNLHSTNNFPEFTGRICPAPCEASCTLNIFDSPVTIKSIEHAIVERAWDNGWLPPEIAAEKTGKKVAVVGSGPAGLACAQQLARAGHEVHVFEKHAKAGGLLRYGIPDFKMEKWTIDRRIKQMEAEGVVFHYGKAVGGSSPGAIDPKELLKTYDAIALTGGAEAPRDLPVPGRDLAGIHYAMDFLPQQNRRVGKEPLDGVSEILATGKHVIVIGGGDTGSDCIGTSVRQGAASVTQLEILPEPPARENKPLVWPYWPLKLRISSSQAEGAVRDYAVMTQKFSGENGKVAKLHGIHVDAKFQPVPGTEFELPADLVLLAMGFVHPVHEGLLKSLGVDLDQRGNVRAATSDYKTSVAKVFASGDMRRGQSLVVWAIREGRQCAASIDQHLMGSTTLPR, encoded by the coding sequence ATGGGTAAGATCACAGGGTTTCTCGAATTCGAGCGTCACGACCGCAGCTATGCGCCGGTCGCGGAGCGTGTGAAGAATTTCAACGAATTCGTCGTTCCGCTGTCGGATAAAGAACTACGCGATCAGGCCGCGCGCTGCATGAACTGCGGCGTGCCGTTTTGCCATGGCACCGGTTCTGTCGCGCCCGGCACGCCCGGCTGTCCGGTCAACAACCAGATCCCGGACTGGAACGATCTCGTCTACAAGGGCAACTGGCAGGAGGCCGCGCGCAACCTGCACTCGACCAACAACTTCCCCGAATTCACCGGCCGCATCTGCCCCGCGCCCTGCGAGGCATCCTGCACGCTGAACATTTTCGACAGCCCCGTCACCATCAAGAGCATCGAGCACGCCATCGTCGAGCGCGCATGGGACAACGGCTGGCTGCCGCCGGAAATCGCCGCCGAGAAAACCGGCAAGAAGGTCGCCGTGGTCGGCTCCGGCCCGGCCGGCCTCGCCTGCGCGCAGCAACTCGCACGTGCCGGCCACGAGGTGCATGTGTTCGAGAAGCACGCCAAGGCGGGCGGTCTTCTCCGCTACGGCATTCCCGACTTCAAGATGGAGAAGTGGACCATCGACCGCCGCATCAAGCAGATGGAGGCGGAAGGCGTGGTGTTTCACTACGGCAAGGCGGTGGGCGGCTCCTCGCCCGGCGCGATCGATCCGAAGGAACTGCTCAAGACCTATGACGCCATCGCGCTGACCGGCGGCGCCGAAGCTCCGCGCGACCTGCCGGTGCCCGGCCGCGATCTCGCCGGCATCCACTATGCGATGGATTTCCTGCCGCAGCAGAACCGCCGCGTCGGCAAGGAGCCGCTCGACGGCGTGAGCGAAATCCTCGCCACCGGCAAGCATGTCATCGTCATCGGCGGCGGCGACACCGGCTCGGACTGCATCGGCACCTCGGTGCGTCAAGGTGCTGCGTCGGTGACGCAGCTTGAAATCCTGCCCGAGCCGCCCGCGCGCGAGAACAAGCCGCTGGTCTGGCCTTACTGGCCATTGAAGCTGCGCATCTCGTCGAGCCAGGCGGAAGGCGCCGTGCGCGACTACGCCGTGATGACGCAGAAATTCTCCGGCGAGAACGGCAAGGTGGCGAAGCTGCACGGCATCCATGTCGATGCCAAATTCCAGCCGGTGCCCGGCACCGAATTCGAGCTCCCCGCCGACCTCGTGCTGCTGGCGATGGGTTTCGTGCATCCGGTGCACGAGGGGCTTTTGAAGTCGCTCGGCGTCGATCTCGATCAGCGCGGCAACGTCCGCGCCGCGACCAGCGACTACAAGACCTCGGTGGCGAAAGTGTTCGCCTCGGGCGACATGCGCCGTGGCCAATCGCTCGTGGTGTGGGCGATCCGCGAAGGCCGCCAGTGCGCCGCCTCGATCGACCAGCATTTGATGGGATCGACCACGCTGCCGCGTTAA